In a single window of the Campylobacter hyointestinalis subsp. lawsonii genome:
- a CDS encoding transglycosylase domain-containing protein, whose translation MKHIFSFFTIIAICLLVGFMYFYSQIRVDISTIINYKPKLTTQIFDRNGNLVANIFDEENRHYAQYDEIPQRVIESLVAIEDTSFFEHGGINVEAIFRAAIKDIKAMALVEGASTLTQQLIKNMVLTRDKKFTRKLREIILAIKIEDELTKEQIIERYLNQVYFGHGYYGIKTAALGYFKKNLNELSLKEIAILVGLPKAPSNYDPTRHMDLSISRANGVISRLFNLGWITQDEYEASLKETPIVFDETLTQNRAPYLVDEAIKEAIKHYPDIKYGGYKVTLTADLKIQNIAQNALKFGYTEILKRDKNADEAYLNGAIIVTNPTNGEILALVGGVDYAKSNFNRATQSERQPGSSFKPFIYQIALDLGYSPMSKVADISRVFENVGRSEEDRDWKPKNYGGNFEGYITLKDALRQSRNLATINLLNSIGLDIVSQKLSNFGFKNIPQNLSIALGSFGISLIEFSQHYSMFAGLGTTSKSNLIKSIQKDEVITEFSSEQTVMIKPEQAYLMIDMLKTVVEEGTGRGAKVAGIEIAGKTGTTNNNIDAWFCGFTPEVQAIIWYGNDNNMPMRKIEGGGRTAAPVFREFIQNYIKEFPDTKRKFDTPKEVYHKIYEGNDAIYTDTSPLPKQQINAIDMQEGGLIF comes from the coding sequence ATGAAACATATTTTTAGCTTTTTTACCATAATAGCGATCTGCTTACTAGTCGGATTTATGTATTTTTATTCACAAATCAGAGTAGATATATCAACTATAATTAATTACAAACCAAAGCTAACTACTCAAATTTTTGATAGAAATGGCAATCTAGTAGCAAACATATTTGACGAAGAAAATAGACATTACGCGCAGTATGACGAAATCCCACAAAGAGTCATAGAATCACTCGTAGCCATAGAAGATACTAGTTTTTTTGAACACGGCGGTATAAACGTTGAAGCCATTTTTAGAGCAGCCATAAAAGATATCAAAGCTATGGCTCTTGTAGAAGGAGCATCTACCCTCACCCAACAACTCATAAAAAATATGGTTTTAACAAGAGATAAAAAATTTACTAGAAAACTTAGAGAAATAATACTCGCTATAAAGATCGAAGATGAACTAACAAAAGAGCAAATCATCGAAAGATATCTAAATCAAGTATATTTTGGACATGGATATTACGGAATTAAAACAGCAGCACTAGGATACTTCAAAAAAAATCTAAACGAACTAAGCTTAAAAGAGATAGCTATACTTGTAGGTCTTCCAAAAGCACCTAGCAACTACGATCCTACTAGACATATGGATCTATCAATATCACGTGCGAACGGTGTTATATCAAGGCTATTTAACCTTGGATGGATAACACAAGATGAATATGAAGCCTCTTTAAAAGAAACCCCTATTGTATTTGATGAGACATTGACTCAAAATAGAGCGCCATATTTGGTAGATGAAGCTATAAAAGAGGCTATAAAACATTATCCAGATATTAAGTATGGCGGATATAAAGTCACTTTAACGGCGGATTTAAAAATCCAAAATATCGCCCAAAATGCACTTAAATTTGGATATACAGAGATATTAAAAAGAGATAAAAATGCTGATGAAGCTTATCTAAATGGAGCCATTATAGTAACAAATCCGACAAATGGAGAGATTTTAGCGTTAGTCGGCGGTGTCGATTATGCTAAAAGTAACTTTAACCGAGCAACACAAAGCGAACGCCAACCCGGTTCTAGCTTTAAACCATTTATATATCAAATCGCACTTGATCTTGGATATTCTCCTATGAGTAAGGTCGCAGATATATCTCGTGTATTTGAAAATGTCGGAAGAAGTGAAGAAGACAGAGACTGGAAACCTAAAAATTACGGCGGAAATTTTGAAGGATACATAACCCTAAAAGACGCACTCAGACAATCTAGAAACCTAGCAACAATAAATTTGCTAAACTCAATAGGGCTAGATATAGTATCTCAAAAGCTTTCAAATTTTGGCTTTAAAAATATCCCACAAAACCTATCTATCGCACTTGGAAGCTTTGGGATAAGTCTTATAGAGTTTAGCCAACATTACTCTATGTTTGCCGGACTTGGTACTACTAGCAAATCAAATTTGATAAAATCCATACAAAAAGATGAAGTCATCACTGAATTTAGCTCAGAACAAACCGTGATGATAAAACCAGAACAAGCATATTTGATGATAGATATGCTAAAAACAGTAGTAGAAGAAGGAACTGGACGAGGTGCAAAGGTCGCAGGTATAGAAATCGCAGGAAAAACAGGCACTACAAATAACAATATTGATGCATGGTTTTGTGGATTTACGCCTGAAGTACAAGCTATAATCTGGTATGGAAACGATAATAATATGCCTATGAGAAAGATAGAAGGCGGAGGTAGAACTGCAGCGCCAGTATTTAGAGAATTTATACAAAACTATATAAAAGAATTCCCAGATACAAAACGTAAATTTGATACCCCAAAAGA
- the maf gene encoding septum formation inhibitor Maf: protein MIVLASSSKSRAQILRDFNIPFIQISMDYDETITQKTSPNSYSMNVVIQKSKQFFSKFKKQYDNVLFADSSVICKGQILGKAKDEDEAWQMLDLQSGSIVSVYTAMKFVSTKFDIDSLSVTTFKFDIFQKDDLKKYVKSGLWKDKAGAMMCEGFNKKYILQTNGNKSTAMGLNAEILKAFL, encoded by the coding sequence ATGATAGTTCTTGCTTCTAGCTCTAAGAGTAGAGCTCAAATTTTACGTGATTTTAATATACCATTTATTCAAATAAGCATGGATTATGACGAAACTATCACTCAAAAGACATCGCCCAATTCATATTCTATGAATGTCGTTATCCAAAAATCAAAACAATTCTTTTCCAAATTTAAAAAACAATACGATAATGTTTTATTTGCCGACAGCAGCGTTATTTGTAAAGGTCAAATTTTAGGCAAGGCAAAAGATGAAGATGAAGCGTGGCAAATGCTTGATTTGCAAAGCGGATCTATTGTGAGCGTATATACGGCTATGAAATTTGTCTCTACTAAATTTGATATTGACTCTCTTAGCGTTACTACTTTTAAATTTGATATTTTTCAAAAAGATGATTTGAAAAAGTACGTAAAAAGCGGTCTTTGGAAAGATAAAGCAGGAGCGATGATGTGCGAAGGATTTAATAAAAAATATATTTTGCAAACTAATGGCAATAAATCCACCGCCATGGGGCTTAATGCAGAGATTTTAAAGGCATTTTTATGA